From the genome of Meleagris gallopavo isolate NT-WF06-2002-E0010 breed Aviagen turkey brand Nicholas breeding stock unplaced genomic scaffold, Turkey_5.1 ChrUn_random_7180001955171, whole genome shotgun sequence:
ACACCCAGCCAGTACATGTTGCTGCTGTTAATGCTGTTCTTCAGGAAGCCCTAGGATGAACAAATTCATTAAAGAACACCAAAACACCATAATTTCCGGGCATGCTGTATGAGGATCTTCTCCTGAAAAGAAGCTTTACTCAACCTCTGAGCTTTTCCACCTCACTCTGAGCCCTCCAGCGAAGGCCAGTGGCCAATCTTGGCTCATCCAAGCCCCCAAACCCGGAGGTTTTGAAGGTTGTGTGTTTGCCAAGAGTAGGAATTGTCCTAAAAAtggggatttggggtttttGGAAGCTGACCTGCTCCCCACCCGAGTTGATGATGACCAGGTGAGCACCTTGGTCATCACAGATCTCCTTTGCTTCCCTCCAGCTCATCCTCTCGGTGGAGAAGGAATAGCAGCTGCCCTTGAAAGCCTTCCAACCAGCCAAGCACTTCTTATCCGGGATCACTTTGCACATCTGCGCTGGAacgagaagaaaaaaaacccaaaatcaGCAGGGATCACCCAAAGATTTTCCAACCTTAAGCCCAGGGTGGTTTTTCCTGCACCGCAACAGCAGCAGCGTGGCTCTACCTGCCAGGTCCTGCAGCTCTCTGTAGTAACCTCGCATCCCGCTCCGCAGCCACATCTGCTCCCGACGGGATTCCGACACCTCCTGAAGCACTGGGAGAACAGAGCAGGGTGagatttccttcctcccaccccACAGTTTGGTTTACCCAAACCTTCCAGCTCTTCATTAAGCCCTTGGTGGACGGCCACCAAAGGGTTGGCCAACTACACTTGGAGTTCTGGGGGATTTCTTGTCGGATTCACgccctttctctccctcctaaGGAGGTGGATTTTCTCCCAGGTGAGCTCCTAATGTACAGCCTGATGAACCCGTGACTCCCAGTAGGCAGATTTGATCCCATCTGCACTTTTTGGGGTCTAATTCCATTGGGATTGAGGACAGTTTGGTCGCTGTCCGACCCACACCACTCGATTCCCCACCGATCAGTGGAAATCGGAACCGACCGGCGTTGCTTCAATAAGAGATGGAGCAAAACCAAGAGCCACCCAAAAATCGCAGCTCACGTTTTCCTCCGTTTGCACCAACGTGGACCAGAACACAAAAATTTAGGGACCTACTGTGAATTTGGGTCTCGGAGTAGTTTGACCTCAAGAGCTCCAACTCCGCCATGATTTCCATCTCTGTAATAGAAAcgatggaagaaaaagaggttgGATACCGGCAAGGAATCTCGAGTGATGTCTACACTTGCCCAACTTATGActtgtggggcagagggaggggTTTAATGTGGATTTACACCCGCGGTGCCGTTGGCGTGGGTGGGAGGGGGCAGGTGGAGCAGCGTGGGAGCAATTTGGAAACCCGAAAACTCTCACATCACAGAGTGCAAGTGAGAATCTGGTCAGGTTGGAAACCCTAAAACTCATCCCGTGGGGTGGCAACGAAAGGATCTGAGGCAACAGAAGGGCGTGAGCTGCGACATCAGCTCAAGGCACTCCAGCCTATAGACGTTGTCTTATTTTCGGtggtgaaaatgcttttttttttttcttttccccacgTTTTTTCACCAATCCTGGCGTTCCCCAAGCTGCTGGGGCCACTCACGTTTCACCACAGCCAGAGCCAGGAGCAGCACCCACACCACGAAGCTCAGGGCCACCAAAACGTAGAGGATGGTCGTCGATGGCCACCCACCTCCACTGCTGGGCTTGGGGTTCCCTGCAGAGAAATCAGGGAGAACCCAAAACTCCACGGTCTGGACCCGTCTGATGTCTTTGTATCACCCAAGGAAGGACAGACAGAAGAGACTCACCCATTGGAGAAGGGTTTGATGATGGTGGTTTCCCCGCCAGGATGTAGACACCTACGGAGAGTCAACCACCCTCAGAGGTGCTCAAGATTTAAATGTTGTACAAAGGGACACGGTTTAGCggggaaatactggtggcaGGTGAACGGTCGGACTGggtgaccttggaggtcttttccaaccttggtgattgtATGGTTGTATGGAGTTGTATGGGAAAAGTGGCGTTTTTAGGGCGTTTTGAGGGTATTTTGGAGTGAAGGTGCAAGGAGGGGAGCTGGGTGCTACCTGtgcctcctttttccttctggctCTGCAGATCTCTGCTGGACGTGGGTGGTTTGTAGCCACGATCCGACCCCGACACCGACACGTCATCGTAGTCATCCTCATCAGCAAAGCTGTCTGGAGATGCTGTGGGAGAAGGACAACAGGGGGGGAAAAAGTGGGTTTTGTGCCAATTAGCACAAAATTAGCACAAAATTAGCACAAAATTGCCTGCCAACAACTGGCCTCAATCCTTTGGAAAGCGTCGAATCAAACAGTTTTTTCCACCCCAGCGGAGTTTGGGGTCGTTTTGGTAAATCTGCACAAGATGTGAACATTTTGATGcccaatgtaaaaaaaaaagaaaaaaaaagaaaaaaaaccagtGTAATTCTGTATTACTTTTTATCTTATCTTTGTATGGATTTTTGTAACCCGTCCTCGGTAGCGTTCTCACCCTGGTTGCAAATCTGAGCTGAAGTTTGAATCCCTCCACGGTGGGAAGGGGAAAAACGTCACCAAATGATCGATTCCTCACTCCAAGAGGGGGCAACAAATTCCCTTCTGCTTTCCCCAGGGAAGATTTTCAATGTTTCCTTTGGGCAATTGGATCCCATTTTACGGAAGGAACCAAATTCAGAGAGAAATAGAGAGAAAGGTCCGACCGACGGAGCTGAAAATAAAGCCCTGAGACACCTCAGGGAGTTCTGCTTTCCATCTAcgccaccaaaaaaaaaaaagcccaaaaagGTGAAAATGAGGACTCACCCGGCCTGAAGTCATTCATGGGTGTCATTTTTCTAGCAGCAGAGTAAATTCCTGCCAAAAACAGGGAGGAAAACAACGCTCAGGATAACAGGATCCCCAAAACCGACGCAATCGCTGCTGGCGAGGAGGCTGCTGGCTCTTTCTTAAGGTCCAGCACGGAGTTTGTGGGTGAAATGGGGCAAAACCTGgagattttcagttttcttaagCAAGGTCAACACCCACCTGCGCTCAGGCACGTTTTGCCTCCCTCCATCCAACACCAATGCCCTCCACACAACGAGGTGCCCCTCCTATCGCCAAGCCATCCCAAAAACGCACCAAAAACAGCCGTTTTCACCCCAAATTTACCTGTTT
Proteins encoded in this window:
- the LOC109365105 gene encoding CD209 antigen-like protein A, with amino-acid sequence MALQETYGNWLGPPPVPAKRPVKQTGIYSAARKMTPMNDFRPASPDSFADEDDYDDVSVSGSDRGYKPPTSSRDLQSQKEKGGTGVYILAGKPPSSNPSPMGNPKPSSGGGWPSTTILYVLVALSFVVWVLLLALAVVKQMEIMAELELLRSNYSETQIHMLQEVSESRREQMWLRSGMRGYYRELQDLAAQMCKVIPDKKCLAGWKAFKGSCYSFSTERMSWREAKEICDDQGAHLVIINSGGEQGFLKNSINSSNMYWLGVTDEQQEGTWLWINGDAVSTRYRSHTWVPQKHPKKLGKKGQFEPPKWVLR